Proteins from one Bradyrhizobium roseum genomic window:
- a CDS encoding PilZ domain-containing protein has protein sequence MIVDDQRLKVKREPRRELRKRPTWMTVDDGATKIECFIMDVSPGGAKVVTDVPLDVRDGFQLALVPEHTTRQSCEVVWRRGKTYGVKFTP, from the coding sequence ATGATTGTCGACGATCAACGACTAAAGGTGAAGCGCGAGCCACGACGCGAACTGCGCAAGCGGCCGACCTGGATGACCGTCGACGACGGGGCGACCAAGATTGAATGCTTCATCATGGATGTCTCGCCGGGCGGCGCCAAGGTCGTGACCGACGTGCCGCTGGACGTCAGAGACGGCTTTCAGCTGGCGCTGGTGCCCGAGCATACGACGCGCCAGTCGTGCGAAGTGGTCTGGCGCCGGGGCAAGACCTACGGCGTCAAATTCACGCCCTGA
- a CDS encoding SDR family NAD(P)-dependent oxidoreductase, producing the protein MDLGLKGRNAVVLGGTRGIGRAIADTLAAEGAGVAVCARNADQVAGTVTELQALGVKATGAAVDITDAAALKAWIVDAARELGSVDMLFSNAGAMAQGGDPASWEQNFRLDVLGAVNAFEAARPLLEASGEKTGDAAFIIISSISAAQADIASSYGPIKAALIHMAKGLARQYAGKKIRVNVVSPGTVYFKGGIWNTVEQNMPKRYQDALARNPTGRMATPQEVANAAVFLASPASSFTTGSNLVVDGAISNRVNF; encoded by the coding sequence ATGGATTTGGGGTTGAAGGGCAGAAACGCCGTGGTGCTGGGCGGCACGCGCGGCATCGGGCGGGCAATCGCCGATACGCTGGCGGCCGAAGGCGCGGGCGTTGCCGTGTGCGCCCGCAACGCCGATCAGGTCGCCGGCACCGTCACAGAACTGCAGGCGTTGGGGGTGAAGGCGACCGGCGCGGCCGTGGATATCACCGACGCAGCCGCTTTGAAGGCGTGGATCGTCGATGCGGCCCGGGAACTCGGCAGCGTCGACATGCTGTTCTCCAACGCAGGGGCCATGGCGCAAGGCGGCGATCCCGCTTCCTGGGAGCAGAATTTCCGGCTCGACGTGCTCGGCGCCGTGAATGCGTTCGAGGCGGCACGGCCGCTGCTCGAGGCCAGCGGCGAGAAGACCGGCGACGCGGCCTTCATCATCATCTCGTCGATATCGGCAGCGCAGGCCGACATCGCCAGTTCGTACGGCCCGATCAAGGCGGCGCTGATCCACATGGCCAAGGGATTGGCGCGGCAATACGCGGGCAAGAAAATCCGCGTCAACGTCGTGTCGCCGGGCACTGTGTATTTCAAGGGCGGCATCTGGAACACGGTCGAGCAGAACATGCCGAAGCGTTACCAGGATGCTCTGGCGCGCAACCCGACCGGCCGCATGGCGACGCCGCAGGAAGTGGCCAATGCGGCGGTGTTTCTGGCGAGCCCGGCCTCCTCCTTCACGACGGGCTCGAACCTCGTCGTCGACGGTGCGATCTCGAACCGTGTGAATTTCTGA
- a CDS encoding CoA transferase, translating to MQSPREILFDIWTSAGGGPSALDALTLTGDEPQLPSSFRVAAAAQVGVAATGLAAAEIWKMRSGEAQEVAVDMRHAVVECRSERYLRLDGKPPPPAWDAIAGIYRTRDGGFVRLHTNFPHHRDAVCKVLDCRPERDAVQAALMQWDGEAFETAAYAGGAVVAFMRSHEQWSTTSQARALAGLPLISITKIGDAAPKPWPKGDRPLAGIRVLDLSRVIAGPVAGRTLAAHGADVLLISSPELPAIPWLSIDTGRGKLTSFVELKNEQGRATLRGLLAQADIFSQGYRPRAIAGLGFSPEDAARINPGIIYVTLSAYGAAGPWAERRGFDSLVQTATGFNHAEGQAAGVDGPKELPAQMLDHATGYFMAFGAMMAKARQAREGGSWHVEVSLAQTGRWLWNLGRVADGLAADELKEDGVQPFMEEIDSGFGALRSVRHSARLSKTPAYWARPAMSLGSHPPQWPPRE from the coding sequence ATGCAAAGTCCCCGCGAAATTCTGTTCGACATCTGGACCTCTGCCGGCGGTGGGCCCTCCGCACTCGATGCGCTGACGCTGACTGGCGATGAACCGCAACTGCCGTCCTCGTTCCGCGTCGCCGCCGCCGCGCAGGTCGGTGTCGCCGCGACCGGGCTCGCCGCGGCGGAGATCTGGAAAATGCGCAGCGGCGAGGCGCAGGAAGTTGCGGTCGACATGCGCCATGCCGTGGTCGAATGCCGGAGCGAGCGCTATCTGCGTCTCGACGGCAAGCCGCCGCCGCCGGCCTGGGATGCGATCGCCGGAATCTACAGGACGCGCGACGGTGGTTTTGTGCGGCTCCACACTAATTTCCCGCATCACCGCGACGCCGTCTGCAAGGTGCTGGACTGCAGGCCGGAACGCGACGCGGTGCAGGCTGCGCTCATGCAATGGGACGGCGAGGCGTTCGAGACCGCGGCCTATGCCGGCGGCGCTGTCGTGGCCTTCATGCGCTCGCACGAGCAATGGTCGACGACGTCCCAAGCCCGTGCGCTCGCCGGATTGCCGCTGATCTCGATCACGAAAATTGGCGACGCCGCGCCGAAGCCATGGCCCAAAGGCGACCGGCCGCTGGCCGGCATCCGCGTGCTCGATCTGTCGCGGGTGATCGCGGGCCCGGTGGCGGGCCGGACGCTTGCCGCGCATGGCGCCGACGTGCTGCTGATCTCGAGCCCCGAACTGCCGGCGATCCCGTGGCTCTCCATCGATACCGGCCGCGGCAAGCTGACGAGTTTCGTCGAACTGAAGAACGAGCAGGGGCGGGCGACCTTGCGCGGTCTGCTGGCGCAGGCGGATATTTTTTCGCAGGGTTACCGGCCGCGCGCGATTGCCGGCCTCGGGTTCTCGCCGGAGGACGCCGCACGCATCAATCCTGGAATCATTTATGTCACGTTATCGGCCTATGGTGCCGCAGGTCCCTGGGCCGAGCGGCGCGGCTTCGACTCGCTGGTCCAGACCGCGACTGGCTTCAACCATGCCGAGGGGCAGGCTGCCGGTGTCGATGGACCGAAGGAATTGCCGGCGCAGATGCTTGACCACGCCACCGGATATTTCATGGCGTTCGGCGCCATGATGGCCAAGGCGCGCCAGGCGCGTGAGGGCGGAAGCTGGCATGTCGAGGTATCGTTGGCGCAGACCGGGCGGTGGTTATGGAATCTCGGCCGGGTTGCCGATGGACTTGCGGCCGATGAGCTGAAGGAGGACGGGGTGCAGCCTTTCATGGAGGAGATCGACTCAGGCTTTGGTGCACTGCGGTCGGTCCGCCACTCGGCGCGGCTGTCGAAAACACCGGCATACTGGGCTCGTCCGGCGATGTCGCTGGGCAGCCATCCGCCGCAATGGCCGCCGCGCGAATAG